Genomic window (Oryza sativa Japonica Group chromosome 3, ASM3414082v1):
ggcggcgacgaggtcgtgGTCGTGCGGCGGGAACTGCAACGGCGGAAGCTTGTCGATCTCGGCCTAGTACCCGTCCCCGCTCGCTCCATCTTGCGCCGCTACTCACCTCTTACCCTACGCGCCGCCCCGAgaaagagagagtgaagagagagagagagagagaggaagaggactaTGTGAtaggcggcgacgaggtcgtgGTCGTGCGGCGGGAACTGCAACGGCGGAAGCCTGTCGATCTCGGCCTGGTACCCatccccgcccgcgccatcttGCGCCGCTACTCACCTCTTACCCTACGCGCCgccccgagagagagagagagtgaagagagagagagagagaggaagaggactaTGTgataggcggcggcgcgggcgtgaAGGGCGGCGATCTCGCCGGCGAGCAGGTGCCTCAGCCTGGCTTGCGCGCTGTTGCCGAGGCGACACCTGATATGGAGGAGGCTGAGGTCGATGCAGTCCTCCGAGTAGTAGGCGAGCTCACGGAGCTGCTTCCTCCACTCCATGACGAAGTGGTCcacgacgccgtcgtcgccctcggACTGCATGTGGAGGAGGGTGTTCATGGTGGCCAAGTCGTTGTGCAGCTCGGTGACCTTGCTGCCGACGCAGCTCCGGCCACGACCGCCGCCGTGCGTGCCAACTGCCCGCCGCTCGTCCCCGCCCGTGCCAtcttgcgccgccgcccacctcatGCCTTGCGCGGtgcccgtgagagagagagagagtgtgtgaaGAGAGGGAAGAGTGAAAGAGGggtatgacatatgggtcccaccattttaaaaaaataaaatgctgactggattgtcatgggtacgccacgtaggacaaaactacTCTGGATTGTGTCGatgggggtaattcgtctggtATTAAAAGTTCAGGATGAACGATGTTTGGTTTTCGGATTcaaggggtaattcggtcgacaaCAATGGTTCGGGagtgtaattcgtactttttcctataaaatttaacttatataAACTTTAAATCTTCCGTAAACGTGAGATCTGTATATGTGACAATCAGGGCTGAAATGCCAAGTGTGAGAAGATGACGCACCCAAATGCAACATTGAGTtgggccaggccaggccaggccggCCGACCCAGACGAGAATCCAACCGGAGTAGATTTTTTTCCAGATATTTCCGGTGCAAAACCCAACCCACGGCGGAAACCGAAACCGTGGCCCCCGCCCCCTCCCCACCCCTATCCTTTCCGCAGCTGGTTTCCCCCTCCCGCCTCCGACCACCCACGTCATCACCACAGCGACCTCTACTCCACTCTGCCCCGCcgcccatggccgccgccgccgcggcgctcgcgAGCTCCCCCATGGTCCACCTCACGGCCTCCCGGCTCCGCCTCCCCAGGCCCGCCAGGtcccccgcggcggcgacgccctcaCCCTCTCCCGCGTCCGCCGCGTGCTGCTCGAGGGGCGCGGCATGCGGCTTGGAGTGGAGACCCAAGTCTGGGCTGAGGGCCCTGAGGCGGTGCGAGGACCGGCTGCGGTGCTTCTCCATCGacgggggagggggtgggggcgggggtggcggcggaggaacgggcggggaggacggggagaagcggggcgaggaggaggcggcggcggcggcggaggcgaaggtAGGTGGCGCGGTGGAGGAGATGAGATCCGAGCGGACCCGCTCCGGTAGCTTCtcttcgtcctcgtcgtcgtcgtcagggGTAAGGCGTGCTGTGGTTTGCTGATTACTCGTTGATTAgcttttgagcattttgatggAGTATTGTATTGCAGTTGGAGATGTAGTTAGACTTTCGGTCGGGTGCAGGGAGCATCATAATACTGAATTTTTGTTGAATATAGTAGGAATGGTAACTTTATTGGCTCGTTTACTTCTATTCCGAACACCAAACTTGATCGAGTGGGTGGCAGAACTCCGTACAAGTAGAGTTTTAGATTGATGGCAGTATGGCACATTATCCATTTCCACTAAAAGTAGCAATTTTACTATCAGTATGTCAGGAAAGACATTCACTAGTTACTAGTGAGAAACGCGGGGATGAAACCTCTATATTGATTTCTTGGTTATCAAACTACAGAGCTGCTCTAATGCAGATTGCCCCCCTTCATTAATCATTGGGTATTCTAGCACTAGTTGTCTCTGCTATGTTTTACAATAACTTGACCATAACAAGTGGTTTATGTTTTGTCATCAATCTCGTACTTTTCAATTAACTTAACAATAATGCGTCACTTATTTGTCTTTACCTTTTTCTTAAGAAGACACACATCCATGTTCTTTTTAACCTGTGAAATATATCTGTATATCATGAGCATGGCCATTTGTTCTCTCAAATATATTTATCACATCTCCATTTTTTCAGACACCCGGTATATCCAATGAGCCACCATTTTTGAGCTTCAGTGTTGATAACATCGACACAGTAAAGTTATTGGAACTCCTAGGGCCCGAAAAAGTTGATTCAGCTGATGTCAaggctattaaggaaaaacttTTCGGCTACACAACATTCTGGTTGACAAGAGAAGAACCTTTTGGTGATCTTGGGGAAGGGGTCCTTTTTATTGGGAACCTCCgagggaagagagaagaaataTTTGCAAAACTTCAACAGCAGTTACGTGAACTCACAGGTGACAAATACAATCTTTTTATGGTGGAGGAGCCCAATTCAGAAGGGGAAGACCCACGTGGAGGACCACGTGTTAGTTTTGGTTTGCTCAGAAGAGAAGTTTCAGAACCTGGACCTACTACATTGTGGCAATATGTCATTTCACTGTTACTTTTCCTTCTAACTGTGTTCTCTTGTGTTGAGCTAGGAATTGCATCAAAGGTATACCTACTCTTTGTTTGTTATATGCTTGCCACATCTTAATACCAACATATCATTATATGCCAAGTCTCTAATAAATGGTATGTGTCGTGCAGATTAGCAGTCTTCCACCAGAGATTGTTACATATTTCACTGATCCAAATGCTACTGGACCCCCACCTGATATGCAACTCTTACTTCCATTTGTGGAATCAGCTTTGCCGGTGGCTTATGGTGTCTTGGCTATCCAACTATTTCATGTAATTCACTCCCTCAGTCTGTTGAGCAACTATGTATCTATCTTCTAGTCTTTTAACTCCTAAAGAAGCCATTTGAACAACAACACACCTTTTAGACTAGTTTAATATTTCAGATATATTGTGAAACTGGCACGATAGCTTCTCCTGCCATGTTCCAATTTGATTAATAAACTGATCAGAATTACACTGATTTCTAATATTTGTTTAGCATGGGGCTAGGGGTTAAACACATCTTTCTTCCTGAGTTGGATTGGTTCGGATGTGCTATTCAACTAGAGTTGCACTGTATTCAAATATGGAAACATTGTTGCATAGAGCTTTGTATAATAATCAAAACTGGATAATTACTGTGCAATTTAATCATATACCTTGATTAGTTTGAACAAAACTTTCCAATCAACAAGCATGATGGTAACAATTGAATGTTGGTCCGAACATAGGTAGATGGTGGTACCAGAGGGTCCATTGTTTCCATGTTAGTTTATATCTGTTTGAATTGCTGTTTGtgaattgttctttttttttagttgaCAAAACCTACCATGTTGCATTCTGTATGCAGGAAGTTGGTCACTTTTTGGCAGCATTTCCAAAGAAGGTTAAACTAAGCATTCCTTTCTTCATTCCGAACTTCACTCTAGGAACTTTTGGCGCAATTACTCAGGTTAGTAATAAGTAAAAGAATTAGTTTTGACTGCTGATGAAAATCTGGGATGACATTGTGCTGTAATTGCATTATTGCATATTGATTGTTGATCATGAGCAAGCTACACAGCTTGATAAATGATAATATATTGGACTTCGCATGTACTTTGATTTACCACCTATAAACATGATACCAAGGAAAGCATATGCCTCCTTTTCAAAAACATCCCTGCTTATATTTCTATTTCACTAGATAATATCAAGCTCACTAAAGTCATGCCATAGCAGTGATACTGTTTTTTCGGCCACTTCTAGCTCTAGTACGACAGAGTGATGCTAAAGAAGGCACTAGAGTCTAAATGTCACTGCAACAATTGATTTTTTTGGGTCCTCTGTTGCATTTCTGTTCGTATTTCTGTTTTTATGCACTAAATTGTAGAAGTCTAGTATGAGCGGCGTGTGGTTCTTTTTAACTACTAGATATGAGCTCCTCTTATTGTTGTCATCCATCCTGTAGTTCAAATCCATTCTGCCGGATAAGAAGACAATGTTTGACATATCAATGGCTGGTCCTCTTGCTGGAGCTGCACTTTCTTTCTCAATGTTCTCTGTAGGCTTGTTGCTCTCCTCAAATCCTGCTGGGGCAAGTGATTTAGTTGAAGTACCTAGCAAGCTATTCCAGGGTTCCTTGTTGCTCGGACTTGTTAGCAGAGCAACACTTGGCTACAGGTCTCTGATACTTGATATTTTTATcatttaactatattttaatTTCGTCATGCCTTAGTTCCATTGTGATACCTGCACCTTTTCGTTCAGTCTCTTGTGCTATATAAGACCTATAGATACCATTTCaggactctttttttttgttattttcataTTCTCCACAATCTGTTTTGATCTTACAAATACAAACCAGATTAAGTCAAAACTTCACTGCTAATTTTGAGAGAATTTTTTCACTGGATCAGCTCATGTGAAATATACTTTCCCAGACCTCCAAATTCTATAGACAGATACACATGATAGGATATTTTATGAACATCGCCATTTATGAACATCATTGTGATATTAGTTGAAGTATTCTACTTTATTTATTCAGTTATATGTCTCAAAAGTTTTAGTCCGCAACTCTTATCCTTCTAATGGACATAAATTGATCTACAGAGCTATGCATGCTGCTACAGTTGCTATCCACCCTCTTGTGATTGCAGGCTGGTAAAGTACCCTGCACTAAGTCCTTGACGTTGTAACCAAGCAAATAGCAATTATAATCTTATCTTGTTTCCTGCAAATTCTGTAGGTGTGGTTTAACGACTACTGCCTTTAATATGCTTCCTGTTGGATGTCTTGATGGTGGAAGAGCTTTACAGGTAAAATTACTGTAGTTGTTTTTATTAATATCATCACTGTTCCTTAATTCCTTTCTAAAATACTGTCAATAAGTTATTGACTAGCTTGAGGTTCCAGTGCATTTTTTTATCAGGCCTCCAGGTTTCAACCTAAATTAACTTAGCAATAGATAATCATTAATCTCTGTAGAACTTCTGATGCTTAACCTATGGCTTGGAAAGGACATGATAGTTTATCTGCAAAGATTCTAGCTTCTGTAAGAAACAAGCATGCCTAAAGTTCAGTGATATTTGCAACAGGGTGCTTTCGGCAAGGATGCGTTGTTTGGATTTGGCTTGACAACATACTCATTGCTTGGACTCGGGGTGGTAAGCCAGTCTATCTTGCAGTTTGATATTTGGCTGTAGAGTTTCTGTCACAGTACAGACCTCTATGACAAAACATTTCATCCATATGTAAAGCTCATACAAGTATTTGTGGTTTATTGCAACTAAACACCAAATGTTCTATGTGTATCAGTTATGATTTGTACAGTTCTGTGAAAACTTGACATGTCGAAGAGAAATTTACAATGCCAAGTAGACTACGAATGTCTGGATTCATTTTTAGTTATGCGTGTCTTGTTTAAACCTTTTAGTTCATATGAATTCAATCCATGGTGCAAGATGATACTTTTTCCTGTTGCACTTATAACGAAAAGCAAGATGATCAAACATTTGAAGAACCAATCGGACTTGGTACtaggttgttttcacttttgacTTTTTGAGATCTGACCTAAGCTGCATGCGTGCAATTTTcttgatattttaatttttgccCTCACCTTGAACATTATGTACTGCTACTATGTATTGTATTCAGTTCTAATGCCTCTTCTTTTTCCCAGCTTGGGGGGCCACTATCTCTTCCTTGGGGCTTATACGTGCTAATATGTCAGGTAAAGCATGCTGATGATTCGGAGATACATTGTGAGAATCAATGTTTTACGCTCAGACTTATTTATGTCTTTTGGTTATTTTTGCTCAGAGAACACCTGAAAAGCCCTGCTTGAATGATGTGAGCGATGTCGGAACGTGGAGGAGAGCAGCATTGATAGTTTCAGTGTTTCTTGTTGTATTGACTCTCATTCCACTCTGGGATGAACTTGCAGAGGACCTAGGTGTAGGACTTGTGACTTCTTTCTGAGATGAACTTACCGGTAGAGTTAGGCCATGATGCAAGTCAATTTTGTATGCGCTTGTAGTATCCATAGTGAAATTGTTGTAAAGGCGTGCGAAATTCCGCTTCTAAGTGAAATGTTGACCTACTGAGATGAGCCATTTCCTTCCTATGGCCAGAGCAGTTGTGCATCCGAAATATTGCCGTTTGTTCAAAATACAGTAATTTTGAAGGTTGATGTACAGTAATTCTTTTAGACGCAACTACAGTAATATTGAATGTTAATTGTTATTTTTTGGCACGATATTGACTGCTAGTTGATGGCGACAAAGCATGTACAATTTCTTGCTGCTGGTTTTTGCAGCCTTGTGGTTCTTTTTACGCACGAACACGAGAACATTCTTACAAGGTATTTGTTTGATTTAAGCATACCAAGCCAATCTGTATACTTCCTCCTGCTTTCCCAGTAAAAGAAATACCCATCCAAAAAGTGTAGCACAACTCAGTAACACAAAACCTAATGGCATGTTTGATTTGGCACAAATTTTGAGAACTTTTACGGTATAATATACAGGCAGTATAAAGAAGAGGCAGTATAAAGAAGGATATGTAAGGAATTGATAGAAAACTGAAAAAGAAAGATATTATAGTATTAGGGGAGAAGCATCCTGACCACCATTTGATAAAGACACACGTGGAGGCAACACAATTTGActagaataacaaaaaaaaggGAACAAATTTACCCTTTCAAATTATGTACTGAGCATCGGTCTCTCATATATGTATCCGATGTATTGAACTAAAGTGGAAGACCAAATCAACCTACACGTTAAACCATTTATGCTgacaatataataatatattgtACTGTAAAGGTTCTCTAAATTTTATGTCCATTTACACGCTACAGTTTAATTTATTAAAGCAAAAGGTTATGTATTCAAAATTATTCTTACCAAACTTTTACGAGCACCCCAATATGATATGCTGTGAGTAAATCTAGATTTCTTATAACTATCATATAATTATTAAACCAAACGTTTAAAAACTTTGTTGGTAAGAGTTTCGTTTGAAGTAGGTAGCAATGCTTATTCTTAAAATTCCAGGATTTGGCTTAAGTTTATCTCAAACCCAAAACCGAAACGAAAAAACAAAGAGCAAACAGGGCCTAACAAACCGGTAGAGTAAAAATTAGCAATTCGGCGTAGTTTGGTTGGGAACAGTTAAACGCGGCCCGTTTCATCTCAAATCAGGCGGCAATTCCATTCCACATTTTTCCTTTCCATTCCATTCcacccgctcctcctcgcctctcCTTCCCCGTGCGCTGCTATTGCTATAACAGCTTAGGCTTTAGCTCGCCTCGCCTCCAAGCAAAATCCCCATTTCCTTCTCCTCTCCAAACCCTAGCAAAGGCTATCTCTCTCTTCGCCGCCATGGAGGATGACGACGcggggggcggaggcggaggcggcgaggcgtcCCCGCCGCACGCGGGCTCCgccgcggcgatggcgggggCGGGGAGGGACATCgcggcgtcgccgacgagctcgcggTCGGTGACGCAGACGGTGAACGGGTCGCACAGGTTCGTGATCCAGGGGTACTCGCTGGCGAAGGGGATGGGGGTGGGGAAGCACATCGCGAGCGAGACGTTCACGGTGGGAGGGTACCAGTGGGCGATCTACTTCTACCCCGACGGGAAGAACCCCGAGGACAACTCCGCCTACGTCTCCGTCTTCATCGCGCTCGCCTCCGAGGGCACCGACGTCCGCGCCCTCTTCGAGCTCACCCTCCTCGACCAGAGCGGCAAGGCCAAGCACAAGGTGCACTCCCACTTCGACCGCTCCCTCGAGTCCGGCCCCTACACCCTCAAGTATCGCGGCTCCATGTGGTAATCcattcctctccctctccctctccctcctcactcTCCCTGTAGTAGTGTTTCCCGCCACGTCGCCTTCTGAAGCGATCAGCGCCAGGATGTCTCCTGCTCTTAATTAACGCCCGATTCGATTTTGATTTGAACGGAAATGGCGGTTGTACGGTAATCTTCAGCAATTAGATCGAAAATACCACATGTTCGATAGTTACCTGGGTTGACGTTGCTCGATTTAGGTGTGTTGGTATTTTCCATATGGTAAATCAGTTATCGTGCTCCTCCCTGCAGTAGCTTCTCTCCTCATGCCTTCTGAAACAATAACTCAGGGTGTCTCTTATTCTCACCCCTTACCGGTTTGGTATCAATTTGAATGCAGTTGGTGATGTTGGCAGAGTTATTTTTCAGTAAATAGACCAGAACTTTGCTGTGTATGGCCATTTACGTCTTACCTGATTTGACGATTTTCGATTTGGGTGTTTGTTTGGTTCGGCAATGAATTTACTTGTTCCTTTTTGGCACAATAGTGACTGCTAGTTGTTGATGGCAATAAAGCATGTACAATTTGTTGTTGCTGGGTCTTGCTGCCTTGTGTTTTTTACACACAAAGACGAGAACATTCTTACAGGGTATTTGTTTGATTTAAGCATACCAAGCCAAATCAGTATACTTCCTCCTGCTCTCCCAGTAAAAGAAATACCCATCCAAAAAATGTAGCATAACTCGTAGTACAAATCCTAATGGCAAGTTTGATTATTGAGATTGATTGTGATTTGGCATAGTTCACGTGCATTTACACGCTGCAGTTTAATTTCATAAAGGGAAAGGCTATGGATACAAAATTGTTCTTACCAAACTTTTACAAACACCAATGGGGCACGCTGTGAATAAATTTAGATTTCTTATAGCTGCCATCTACTAATTATTAAATCAAACGGTTAAGAACTTTGTTGGTAagattttcataaaaaaaattaaagcatgTGTAGCAGTGCTTATTCCTAAATTTCCAGGATTTGGCTTAATTTCATCTCAAACCCAAAACAAAAAGGCAAAGAGCAAATAGGGCCTAACTTAAACCGGTAGAGTTAAAATTAGCAACTCGACGTAATTTGGTTGGGATCAATTAATGTGGCCCGTTTCACCTCAAATCAGGCAGCAATTCCATTCCACCCGCTCCTCGCTtatcccctccccttccttgtGTGTTGCTATAAGTCAACTTAGCTCTCCTCGCCTCCAAGCAAAATCCCCATTTCGCAAagccaccgcgccgcctcctctccgctcCAAACCCTAGATCGCGTCTCTCTTCGTCGCCATGGAGGACGAGGGCGCCGGGGGCGGGGGCATTGGCGGCGACGCATCCCCGGTGCACGTGGGCTCCGCGACGGAGGTGGGGGTGGGGCGGGACATCGTACCGTCACCGACGAGCTCACGGTCGGTGATGCAGACGGTGAACGGGTCGCACATGTTCGTGATCCAGGGCTACTCGTTGGCGAAGGGGATGGGGATTGGGAAGTACATCGCGAGCGAGACGTTCACGGTGGGAGGGTGCCAGTGGGCGATCTACTTCTATCCTGACGGGAAGAACCCTGAGGACAACTCCGCCTACATCTCCGTCTTCATTGCGCTCATCTCCGACGGCATCGACGTCCGCGTCCTCTTCGAGCTCAAGCTCCTCGACCAGAGCGGCAAGGCCAAGCACAAGGGGCACTCCCAGTTCGACCGCTCCCTTGAGTCTAGCCCCTACACCCTCAAGAATCGCGGCTCCATGTGGTAATCCaatcttctccctccctctccctcttccttgTAGAGCAATCAGTGCCAGGATGTTTCCTGCTCTTATTAACGCTCGATTGGATTTTTATTGAACGGAAATGGCAGTTGTACGGTGCTTTTCAGCATTTAGATCGAAAATACCACTTGTTCGACGGTTGCCTGGTTTGACGTTGCTCGATTTAGGTGTGCTGGTATTTTCCATGTGGTAAATCAGTTGTCGCTCCTCCCTGTAGCTTCCCTCCTCACTCCTTCTGAAACAGTAACTCAGGGTGTCTCGTATTCTCATCCCTTACCGGTTTGGTTTTAATTTGGATGTAGTTGGCGATGTTGGCAGGGTTATTTGTCAGTAAATAGACCAGAACTCCGCTGTGTATGGTCATTTACGTGTTACCTGATTTGACGATTTTCAATTTGGGTGTTTGTTTTGGTTCAGCAATGAATTTGGTAATGCAGGAATCAATCTATAAATTTGTGGTGTATTATCTATCCTTGGCAAACTCATTATTATGGGATTCTATTTGTTCTGATGTtctcaatatgatttttttacgATATCATTTAAACGGTTGCTATATTTGCATCCAATATCCTGTTCAGTTTCCATATGCATCTTTGTAGAAGAACACACTAACACATTACCTTGTGCTTCCACATTTACTACAATTTCCATAATAGTTCAACTTTAGTAGTATCTCTGAACTACACCATTAATAATAAGCTAGGCTCTTCTTAGAATACGTAAGTAGTATGGGTAGATATGACCTCAACTATCCAAAAGATTGGGAGAACAGTAACATCCCTTATGAATTGATTGAAGTATGCTGATTTTGTTAACAAGAGCTGGTCATATGATGGGTTAGATGCATCGATGTTAACAGTGTTGCTTTTTGTCAtgtccataaaaaaaattaaattgtatCATCAAATGCATTCGGCTATTGGCCAATTTTACTTCGGAGTGAAGATTAGCAGTTAGTAATGACAATCCTTCTTCTCAGATTTGAGCAAAACTGTACTCAATTTAGCTTTATTTTTCATCTTGATCTCTATTTCAGGGGTTATAAAAGGTTCTTTCGGCGGACTGCTCTTGAGACATCGGATTTTCTTAAAGACGATTGCTTAAAGATAAATTGTACTGTGGGTGTTGTGGTATCTACTATGGATTACTCAAAGCCACATTCGATACATGTTCCAGAATCTGACATAGGCTACCATTTTGGGACACTGTTGGACAATCAGGAGGGTGTGGATGTTATATGTAATGTGGCAGGAGAAAAGTTTCATGCCCATCAGTTGGTCTTGGCTGCCCGATCTTCCTTTTTCAGATCTGAACTTTTTGAGCATGAATCAGATGAAGAGAAGAATGAAGTTGATACTAGCAATGAAATCAAAGAGATTGTCATTGATGACATGGAGCCAAAAGTGTTCAAGGTGTATTTCTATTTCTTTACTGATCATAACCTTTTTTATTTCACAGTTCACAAACTTGGATAATTTATCTTATGCAAACATTCTCTGTTGCAGGCTGTGCTTCATTTTATGTACAGGGACAATCTTGTTGGTGATGATGAGTTGTCTGCATCAAGCTCGGACTGCTCTATCTTTGATACTTTAGCTGGGAAATTATTGGCTGCTGCTGACAGATATGAGTTGCCAAGACTACGGTTATTGTGTGAATCTTACTTGTGCAAGCATATTTCTGTAAACTCTGTGGCAACTACCCTAGCATTGGCTGACCGACATCATGCTATGGAGCTTAAATCTGTTTGCCTAAAATTTGCTGCTGAAAATCTTTCAGGTAAAAATACTTCACATGCAAGTTAGATTCATCACATCTTATATAGAACTATTAAATTTTTGCCCCTTTCCAGCTTTGCCCTTTCTATAAAGAGTAAAATCTGAATAAGTATTCTACATGACAGCAGGCTAGATTTGATTCTATGAATAACATGAGTATGAGGCTTTGAGCATGTTTAGTCCACCAGAAGTTCCCCTTTATGCTGAACTGTAGCACTACTATGTATATGTTCATTCCTAGCAGACTACGGTTTGTAAATAACATGTCACCTGAGCTATGAGTTTCTGCACTATGAACTAGTATAAAGTAGTCTGCTCAAACCAATCTTCAATCTTCATCCATTTCCTTCTTTTATATCGACTGATACTGCATAGACCATCGTAATAATCCCATCAAGAGACTACTTCATCCTACAAATTTCTGTAATTCCATTTTTGGCTTTGTACTGCTACTAAGAAAATACTTTGCATACCCACAATTTTGTACACATTTGTTCTAGGTGGAGCCCCCTATAACATTCCAGATGCCCACTAAAAGTTCCCCTTTATGCCAAACTGGTTTGTACATCAAGGCAAGGGTTAGTAAGGGTATGTTTGGTTCCTCGCTGGGCTAGGACATATCCCAGCTAGCTGAGCTAGCCCACATGGGCATGGCTATGTTTGCTTTAGCTAATTGTTTAGTTAATTTGCTTTGACTGTCTAGTTAGTTGGATTGCTGCACAATCTTTCTTTTTTGAACGCACATGTCCTCTGTTTCACTGCACGCGGTGATCTTGCTGTCGAAGGCGAGTCGATTTGGCTCTCCTTCCTGGGCAAGGACTTTTTGGCTCAATCAGGCTAGTTGGCCCTCAAAAACTAGTTTATGTTGGTAGTTCCAAACCTGTTTCTGCTGAAGATCCAAACGTACCCTAAATGCTTGCACATACATTTACATGCACCTCAACTGCAAATACCCATGGAAGAATACCATATATGTTGCGTTTGATTTGATGTTCTTTTAGCATAGTCAGTACGAAAAAGGTGtatctatatactccctctgtctcaaaatataagcatttttagcatagtgacaagtcaaacattttaaactttgactattaatagcaaaaatataaaaaagatcaatcatgtaaaattgatgttattagatttatcattaaacaaactatctaATATgcaattctttttatttaaaaaatcttctatagatattgttgggtcaaagtagcatctcagAGATCGTGTCAGAGtccaaaaatgtttatattttgggacggagggagtactcatgACTAGCATAGTTGTGTTTTTGTAAATAGCATATTAACTGGCCTATTAGTTAGACGGGGGAATATCCAgtgaaaaccatcaaataagTAAAAACTCGTGAAAACCAtatctaaaagttttgtaaattcatgaaaaaaaatactagagataggtaTAGGCATGAAATACATTCATACCAAATCTCAAGTCCAAACTCGACttcatttgagagaaaaaaaaacactattcacctcaaatttgtcttttttgtttctctcaaatgaagttgagtttggacttgagatttggtatgaatgtatttcatgtctatacctatctctagtaattatttcatgaatttacaaaacttttagataTGGTTTTCACGGGTTTTCAATTATTTGATGGTTCTCACCGGATATGTCCCTAGTTAGACCACTAGCATGAACAATGAAGTAGTTGGCTCAAGCCAATCTTCATAATTTTCCGTCTTAATAATCCCATCAAGATTCAATATATTACACCATCCTACTACTTTCAGTAATTCCATTTTTGGCTTTTGCGCTACTGctaagaaacaaagaaaaaacttacttcgcatGCCCTCCATTTTTTACACGTTTGTTTCTTGGTGGATCTCAATTAAGTGCGTTGAACTGTTATAACATTCCAGATGCCCTTATGTATCTGCAGCTGTAATCCGGACCGACGGGTTTGATTACCTCAAAGACAACTGCCCCGCGCTGCAATCGGAGATACTGAGGACGGTCGCCGGG
Coding sequences:
- the LOC4334388 gene encoding BTB/POZ and MATH domain-containing protein 5 isoform X1 translates to MEDDDAGGGGGGGEASPPHAGSAAAMAGAGRDIAASPTSSRSVTQTVNGSHRFVIQGYSLAKGMGVGKHIASETFTVGGYQWAIYFYPDGKNPEDNSAYVSVFIALASEGTDVRALFELTLLDQSGKAKHKVHSHFDRSLESGPYTLKYRGSMWGYKRFFRRTALETSDFLKDDCLKINCTVGVVVSTMDYSKPHSIHVPESDIGYHFGTLLDNQEGVDVICNVAGEKFHAHQLVLAARSSFFRSELFEHESDEEKNEVDTSNEIKEIVIDDMEPKVFKAVLHFMYRDNLVGDDELSASSSDCSIFDTLAGKLLAAADRYELPRLRLLCESYLCKHISVNSVATTLALADRHHAMELKSVCLKFAAENLSAVIRTDGFDYLKDNCPALQSEILRTVAGCEEECSSGGKSQSVWGQLSDGGDTSGRRVRPRV
- the LOC4334388 gene encoding BTB/POZ and MATH domain-containing protein 4 isoform X3 yields the protein MEDDDAGGGGGGGEASPPHAGSAAAMAGAGRDIAASPTSSRSVTQTVNGSHRFVIQGYSLAKGMGVGKHIASETFTVGGYQWAIYFYPDGKNPEDNSAYVSVFIALASEGTDVRALFELTLLDQSGKAKHKVHSHFDRSLESGPYTLKYRGSMWGYKRFFRRTALETSDFLKDDCLKINCTVGVVVSTMDYSKPHSIHVPESDIGYHFGTLLDNQEGVDVICNVAGEKFHAHQLVLAARSSFFRSELFEHESDEEKNEVDTSNEIKEIVIDDMEPKVFKAVLHFMYRDNLVGDDELSASSSDCSIFDTLAGKLLAAADRYELPRLRLLCESYLCKHISVNSVATTLALADRHHAMELKSVCLKFAAENLSDALMYLQL
- the LOC4334387 gene encoding probable zinc metalloprotease EGY1, chloroplastic, producing MAAAAAALASSPMVHLTASRLRLPRPARSPAAATPSPSPASAACCSRGAACGLEWRPKSGLRALRRCEDRLRCFSIDGGGGGGGGGGGGTGGEDGEKRGEEEAAAAAEAKVGGAVEEMRSERTRSGSFSSSSSSSSGTPGISNEPPFLSFSVDNIDTVKLLELLGPEKVDSADVKAIKEKLFGYTTFWLTREEPFGDLGEGVLFIGNLRGKREEIFAKLQQQLRELTGDKYNLFMVEEPNSEGEDPRGGPRVSFGLLRREVSEPGPTTLWQYVISLLLFLLTVFSCVELGIASKISSLPPEIVTYFTDPNATGPPPDMQLLLPFVESALPVAYGVLAIQLFHEVGHFLAAFPKKVKLSIPFFIPNFTLGTFGAITQFKSILPDKKTMFDISMAGPLAGAALSFSMFSVGLLLSSNPAGASDLVEVPSKLFQGSLLLGLVSRATLGYRAMHAATVAIHPLVIAGWCGLTTTAFNMLPVGCLDGGRALQGAFGKDALFGFGLTTYSLLGLGVLGGPLSLPWGLYVLICQRTPEKPCLNDVSDVGTWRRAALIVSVFLVVLTLIPLWDELAEDLGVGLVTSF
- the LOC4334388 gene encoding BTB/POZ and MATH domain-containing protein 4 isoform X2; amino-acid sequence: MEDEGAGGGGIGGDASPVHVGSATEVGVGRDIVPSPTSSRSVMQTVNGSHMFVIQGYSLAKGMGIGKYIASETFTVGGCQWAIYFYPDGKNPEDNSAYISVFIALISDGIDVRVLFELKLLDQSGKAKHKGHSQFDRSLESSPYTLKNRGSMWGYKRFFRRTALETSDFLKDDCLKINCTVGVVVSTMDYSKPHSIHVPESDIGYHFGTLLDNQEGVDVICNVAGEKFHAHQLVLAARSSFFRSELFEHESDEEKNEVDTSNEIKEIVIDDMEPKVFKAVLHFMYRDNLVGDDELSASSSDCSIFDTLAGKLLAAADRYELPRLRLLCESYLCKHISVNSVATTLALADRHHAMELKSVCLKFAAENLSAVIRTDGFDYLKDNCPALQSEILRTVAGCEEECSSGGKSQSVWGQLSDGGDTSGRRVRPRV